The Christiangramia salexigens genome includes the window TGAAATGTATTTGATCTGGTCAGATTCCAGCCTTCCTGCAGGATAATCATTATTTGCCAGATAGATCATTGTTTTAGCGATAGTTTCGGGATCAATACTGCGATATTTTTCCAGTTTACCCACGAGAAAATGATCTATTACGCTCATGAATTTTTTCCCTATATATTCCATTGGCCTCGATTCCGGTCTTTGCCCTGCAATAAGAGAAGGTTGTAAAATATAAGTATTCGGTATTCTTTGTTCTAGAACAGCACCTTCCATCTCCCCTTTGATACGGTTGTAAAAGATCTTGCTTTCGGCATTTGCACCCATCGAAGACATTACTAAAAAACTTGGGATCTTATTTTGTTTACAGAGCTTTGCCACCGTGGCTGGGATACCAAAATCAATATTTCTGTATACTTCCTTATCCGGGGTCTTACTTTTAGTAGTGCCTATACAACAATATACCTCATCTGCAGTGAACAGTCCGGAAAGTCTTTCGATTTCGAAAAGCTCTACTAAATATTCTTCGATCTTTGGGTCTTTCAGGGCGACATGCCTCCTGGTAAAAACCTTTATTTTTCTATAGCGCTCGTCCTGAACCAGTTTTTCCAGCAGAATACTACCGGTTAGTCCCGTAGCACCCAATATGATAGCTGTTTTATCGCTTTGCATTTGTTAAGTAAGCTTGTTTAGTCTAAAGATATCATAAATTTGCAAGGTGGATAGACGTCGAAAAATTATTCATATAGACATGGATGCGTTCTACGCATCTGTAGAGCAACTGGATAATCCCGAATTACGAGGAAAAGCCGTGGCAGTAGGCGGGAGCTCCCAAAGAGGTGTTGTAAGCGCTGCCAGTTATGAGGCTCGTAAATTCGGGGTAAGAAGCGCTATGAGCAGTGTTCTGGCAAAGCGGAATTGCCCGGACCTCATCTTCGTTAAACCACGCTTTGAACGCTACAGAGAGATCTCCCAGATGATCCGAAAAATCTTTT containing:
- a CDS encoding NAD(P)H-binding protein, whose product is MQSDKTAIILGATGLTGSILLEKLVQDERYRKIKVFTRRHVALKDPKIEEYLVELFEIERLSGLFTADEVYCCIGTTKSKTPDKEVYRNIDFGIPATVAKLCKQNKIPSFLVMSSMGANAESKIFYNRIKGEMEGAVLEQRIPNTYILQPSLIAGQRPESRPMEYIGKKFMSVIDHFLVGKLEKYRSIDPETIAKTMIYLANNDYPAGRLESDQIKYISEKF